A genome region from Clostridium pasteurianum includes the following:
- a CDS encoding sensor histidine kinase, whose amino-acid sequence MIDYLSPKGRSLIKRIMRFGALLLIFYNAFTQVHGNLHLAIIVSGLIISVAVNDFIREEIFRDYKSVWYCLSFALSSAINAYFTYRIAGEGTSIYSIVLIIDILMGTDKIPVSLLIVNFIAYCIPYKINSDPQINLSLEQIFLNYMGIFIVILIMRSFFVEKVKAIKLNEELTSVNLKLKEYSDKIEELTVSKERTRIAQELHDSIGHSLIALSMNLEYAENVVDIKPEKAKEVINKAHDMSKNCIIKLREVVSVMKEDSSVSNLREAINKLFMNFKSNEKYKFNLRMYNGIEEEAGNIKSCIYKTIMEGITNGIKHGKAEEFNVEIEKSCGNIALKVSNNGLGCSNIKKSNGTLGIEKRITDLGGSVKFYSENETGFMIDAIIPMGGKEL is encoded by the coding sequence ATGATAGATTATTTATCTCCCAAAGGCAGATCACTAATAAAGAGAATTATGAGATTTGGAGCATTATTATTGATATTTTATAATGCTTTTACTCAAGTACATGGAAATTTACATTTAGCTATAATTGTAAGTGGTTTGATTATAAGTGTTGCAGTTAATGATTTTATAAGAGAGGAAATTTTTAGAGATTATAAGTCAGTTTGGTATTGTTTGTCATTTGCTTTAAGTAGTGCAATAAATGCTTATTTTACTTATAGAATTGCAGGCGAAGGAACATCAATATATAGTATTGTTTTGATAATTGATATACTTATGGGTACCGATAAAATTCCTGTTTCTCTTTTGATTGTTAATTTCATAGCATATTGTATTCCATATAAGATTAATTCTGATCCACAAATTAATCTTAGCTTAGAACAAATATTTCTGAATTATATGGGGATATTTATAGTCATTTTAATAATGAGAAGCTTTTTTGTTGAGAAAGTTAAGGCAATTAAATTAAATGAAGAGCTTACGAGTGTTAATTTAAAGCTTAAGGAGTATTCGGATAAAATAGAGGAACTTACTGTTTCAAAGGAAAGGACCAGGATAGCACAGGAGCTTCATGATTCAATTGGACATTCTCTTATAGCCTTAAGTATGAATTTGGAGTATGCCGAAAATGTGGTAGATATAAAGCCGGAGAAAGCAAAAGAAGTTATAAATAAAGCACATGATATGTCAAAGAATTGTATAATAAAACTTAGAGAAGTGGTAAGTGTAATGAAGGAGGATTCTTCAGTAAGTAACTTACGTGAAGCAATTAATAAACTTTTTATGAATTTTAAAAGTAATGAAAAATATAAGTTTAATTTGAGGATGTACAATGGAATTGAAGAGGAAGCAGGTAATATAAAAAGCTGCATTTATAAGACTATAATGGAAGGCATAACTAATGGAATTAAGCATGGAAAAGCGGAAGAATTTAATGTGGAAATAGAGAAGTCTTGTGGTAACATAGCACTTAAAGTTAGCAATAATGGTTTAGGATGCAGCAATATTAAAAAATCTAATGGAACTCTTGGTATAGAGAAGAGAATAACTGACCTTGGGGGTTCTGTTAAATTTTATTCTGAGAATGAAACTGGATTTATGATTGATGCAATTATACCTATGGGGGGGAAGGAATTATGA
- a CDS encoding ABC transporter permease, giving the protein MIRLLKLISLDLKLLSKTKVFYIKLILFPIAIVLILGTAFGSQDSTKPVSKFQVGICSEDSTVTENNQNFSLGETLKNDVLDSKDAKTYFSIIKVNSYSEGEKMVKDKKIAAFVYVPKNFTKAYLDNTETNISLIADNSSIIDKMIVKNILNEFNQSINTIRIEENEVLSNAPLKTHNLQSIISKIQNTDYSSDISTTSTNKDIKPTSVMTYCTIGIAVMFSILTALELAHGIVEDKLNNTQFRIKTTPTKDIQYALGKIFGMILAITVQMFIILTACHLIFGASLGNPLYLFIITICYGFTVGSIVFCASTVSKNQTSISSYASLILWGLSVLGGSIIQKTALPGAMQKIQQIVPNGKAINCYLRVCEGSNFSSNYVDLIELLGLGLIFLIIALHFYSAKNSTKLIEKGDNENVKNDKKTIKAAV; this is encoded by the coding sequence GTGATTAGATTATTGAAACTAATTTCACTAGATTTAAAGTTACTTTCAAAAACTAAAGTATTTTATATAAAATTAATACTCTTTCCAATTGCTATAGTCCTAATTTTAGGTACTGCTTTTGGAAGTCAAGATTCCACTAAACCTGTTTCAAAATTTCAGGTCGGCATATGCAGCGAAGATTCTACTGTTACAGAGAACAATCAAAACTTCTCTCTTGGAGAAACTCTTAAAAATGATGTTTTAGACTCCAAGGATGCAAAAACTTATTTTTCTATCATAAAAGTAAATAGCTACAGCGAGGGTGAAAAAATGGTTAAAGATAAAAAAATAGCAGCCTTCGTGTATGTTCCAAAGAACTTTACTAAAGCTTATTTAGACAATACAGAAACCAATATTTCATTAATTGCTGACAATAGCAGCATCATAGACAAAATGATTGTAAAAAATATTTTAAATGAATTCAATCAAAGTATAAACACCATAAGAATTGAAGAAAATGAAGTGCTTTCAAATGCTCCCCTTAAAACTCATAATTTGCAATCTATTATTAGTAAAATTCAAAATACAGATTATTCCTCTGATATTTCTACTACATCAACAAATAAAGATATTAAACCTACTAGCGTAATGACCTACTGTACAATTGGCATCGCTGTAATGTTCTCAATATTAACCGCTCTTGAACTTGCTCACGGCATAGTTGAAGATAAATTAAACAATACACAATTTAGAATAAAAACAACTCCTACTAAGGATATTCAATATGCTCTTGGTAAAATATTTGGAATGATTTTAGCCATTACTGTACAAATGTTTATAATATTAACCGCCTGTCATTTAATATTTGGCGCAAGTTTAGGGAACCCACTGTATCTTTTTATAATAACTATCTGTTACGGTTTTACTGTAGGTTCTATAGTGTTTTGTGCTAGCACAGTCTCCAAAAATCAAACATCTATATCAAGTTATGCTTCTCTTATTCTTTGGGGCTTAAGTGTTTTGGGCGGAAGTATTATTCAAAAAACTGCTCTTCCAGGAGCTATGCAAAAAATTCAGCAAATAGTTCCTAATGGTAAGGCAATAAATTGTTATTTAAGAGTATGTGAAGGCAGTAATTTTAGCTCTAACTATGTAGATCTTATAGAACTTTTAGGTTTAGGCTTAATATTTCTCATAATTGCACTGCACTTTTATAGTGCAAAAAACTCAACAAAATTAATAGAAAAAGGAGATAACGAAAATGTTAAGAATGATAAAAAAACAATTAAAGCTGCTGTTTAA
- a CDS encoding methionyl aminopeptidase translates to MKIGRNDLCWCNSGKKYKRCHLEFDEKMREMKSKGYMVPPRRLIKNERQIEGVRKSAKINNGLLDLIGENIKEGMTTEEIDKMTYDYTVDNGGIPATLNYEGFPKSICTSVNNEVCHGIPSENVVLKSGDIVNVDATTILNGYYSDASRMFMIGEVSEEAKRLVEVTRECLKRGVEAVKPWGFLGDIGAAVQEYAESNGYSVVREFGGHGVGLDMHEDPFVSHTGEKGTGMLLVPGMMLTVEPMINAGGPEITIDKGNGWIVRTADGSLSAQWEHTILVTEDGIEIIAK, encoded by the coding sequence ATGAAAATAGGTAGAAATGATTTATGTTGGTGTAATAGTGGAAAAAAATATAAGAGGTGCCACTTAGAGTTTGATGAAAAAATGAGAGAAATGAAAAGCAAAGGATATATGGTTCCGCCAAGAAGACTTATAAAAAATGAAAGACAGATTGAAGGAGTAAGAAAAAGTGCCAAAATTAATAATGGACTTTTAGATTTAATTGGTGAAAATATAAAAGAGGGAATGACAACAGAGGAAATAGATAAGATGACATACGACTATACAGTAGATAATGGAGGAATTCCAGCAACTCTTAATTATGAAGGATTTCCTAAAAGTATCTGCACATCTGTAAATAATGAAGTATGCCATGGAATACCAAGTGAAAATGTAGTGCTTAAAAGTGGAGATATTGTAAATGTTGATGCAACAACTATACTTAATGGTTATTATTCAGATGCATCAAGGATGTTTATGATTGGTGAGGTAAGTGAAGAAGCCAAAAGATTGGTTGAAGTAACTAGAGAATGTTTAAAGCGAGGTGTAGAGGCAGTTAAACCTTGGGGATTCTTAGGAGACATAGGAGCAGCAGTTCAAGAATATGCGGAAAGTAATGGATATTCGGTAGTTAGGGAATTTGGAGGACATGGAGTTGGATTAGATATGCATGAAGATCCATTTGTTTCTCATACGGGGGAGAAAGGGACAGGCATGCTGTTGGTTCCAGGAATGATGCTTACTGTTGAACCTATGATAAATGCTGGAGGTCCTGAAATAACTATAGATAAAGGCAATGGTTGGATTGTTCGTACAGCTGATGGTTCTCTTTCAGCTCAATGGGAACACACAATTCTTGTAACTGAAGACGGTATAGAGATAATTGCAAAATAA
- a CDS encoding AraC family transcriptional regulator produces MEYRHEIITTSKKFPIKYVIHDDAKASILRHWHRAMEISFTIKGSIDLFYISGKTYKTEERDILVINSNEIHSVSVMESHNNLALTLIFPFDFMKSEFTQAGSIYFTLNEKEKFTSEQKNAYKELQGLMNKFFNIAIMKANDLNFIQLKAITYKIFYILIRNFSIERKSAKIDSDKYIDRLSVIAEYIDNNHAEELTVPDLANEFHLSVGYLSRFFKRYTGLSIYDYITLVRLNYAHELLLNGSAPIHYISEQTGFPNDKAFTTAFKKVYKETPYQYRKSHKKTFF; encoded by the coding sequence ATGGAGTATAGGCATGAGATTATAACAACATCAAAAAAATTCCCTATTAAATATGTTATTCATGATGATGCTAAGGCAAGTATTCTTCGCCATTGGCATAGAGCAATGGAAATTAGTTTTACAATCAAAGGGAGTATAGATCTGTTTTATATTTCAGGAAAAACATATAAAACAGAAGAAAGAGATATATTAGTAATTAATTCAAATGAAATTCATTCGGTTTCTGTAATGGAATCACATAATAATCTTGCTTTAACACTAATTTTCCCATTTGACTTTATGAAAAGTGAATTTACTCAAGCTGGTTCTATATATTTTACTTTGAATGAAAAAGAAAAATTTACATCTGAACAAAAAAATGCCTATAAAGAATTACAGGGTCTTATGAATAAGTTTTTTAATATTGCAATTATGAAAGCAAATGATCTTAATTTTATTCAGTTAAAAGCTATTACTTATAAGATTTTTTACATTTTAATTAGGAACTTTTCCATAGAGAGAAAATCAGCGAAGATAGACAGTGACAAATATATTGATAGATTATCAGTTATTGCAGAGTATATTGACAATAATCATGCTGAGGAACTAACGGTTCCAGATTTGGCAAATGAATTTCATTTATCAGTTGGTTATTTATCTAGATTTTTTAAAAGATATACAGGTTTATCTATATATGATTATATAACTTTAGTTAGATTAAATTATGCACACGAGTTGCTGCTAAATGGTTCTGCACCAATTCATTATATTTCAGAGCAAACGGGGTTCCCTAATGATAAAGCATTTACTACGGCTTTTAAAAAGGTTTACAAAGAAACACCTTATCAATATAGAAAAAGTCATAAAAAGACCTTTTTTTAG
- a CDS encoding ABC transporter permease, whose protein sequence is MLRMIKKQLKLLFNNRIAMFFVILVPIALTYVFSSASTNNKINLYYADLDKTPYSSELISMLKNNNDLNLISASEATVSEKVDTNSVPEALIIDKNFQNDLFNDKRLNVKMVENYPSSESAIVKEAVLGETNTLKKAAIDSKNISGALNISKDTVSKDLLKKLKVNSNISINDKGNSMNQNTATTSLIGFLAMFLWFVIIQGFRTLIEEKENDTFSRILSTPISYSKYLISKIASTYIFSLILLIVTLTIGKYAFNITFAQNLSAEAAIFAIYLFAITGIVMIFVPFIKKQQTLTILGSILMALTGMLGGSFFPLDEVSSKVILTLSKFTPESWVLNSISDIIFNNAALSSEITSIIVLASIGIVGLSISYTLLNIKIKTERA, encoded by the coding sequence ATGTTAAGAATGATAAAAAAACAATTAAAGCTGCTGTTTAATAATAGAATTGCTATGTTCTTCGTTATTTTAGTACCTATTGCATTAACTTACGTTTTTTCAAGTGCCAGTACTAATAATAAAATAAATCTATATTATGCCGATTTAGATAAAACTCCTTATTCTAGTGAACTTATAAGCATGCTAAAAAACAACAATGACCTAAACCTTATTTCAGCCTCAGAAGCCACTGTAAGTGAAAAGGTTGATACCAATAGTGTCCCTGAAGCTTTAATAATAGATAAAAATTTTCAAAATGATCTTTTTAATGATAAAAGACTAAATGTAAAAATGGTTGAAAATTATCCAAGCTCAGAAAGTGCCATAGTTAAAGAAGCCGTGCTCGGTGAAACGAACACACTAAAAAAAGCAGCCATAGATTCTAAAAATATTTCTGGTGCCCTAAATATATCTAAAGATACCGTATCAAAGGATTTACTAAAGAAACTAAAAGTTAATTCGAATATTTCCATAAATGATAAGGGTAATTCCATGAATCAAAACACAGCAACTACAAGTCTAATAGGTTTTCTTGCAATGTTTCTTTGGTTCGTTATAATTCAAGGCTTTAGAACTTTAATTGAAGAAAAAGAAAATGATACCTTTAGCAGAATACTAAGTACCCCTATTAGTTACTCTAAATACCTGATATCAAAAATAGCTTCAACTTATATATTCAGTCTCATCTTACTCATAGTGACTTTAACAATAGGAAAATACGCTTTTAATATAACCTTTGCACAAAATTTAAGCGCAGAAGCTGCTATATTTGCAATTTATCTATTTGCCATAACTGGAATCGTAATGATATTCGTTCCTTTTATAAAAAAGCAGCAAACACTAACAATACTAGGCTCAATACTAATGGCCTTAACCGGAATGCTAGGCGGCTCCTTTTTTCCACTGGATGAAGTTTCCTCTAAGGTTATCCTTACACTTTCAAAATTCACTCCAGAGTCCTGGGTCCTAAATTCAATTTCAGATATTATCTTTAATAACGCAGCACTAAGCTCTGAGATAACTTCAATAATTGTTCTCGCTTCTATAGGAATTGTAGGTCTTTCAATCTCTTATACCTTATTAAATATTAAAATAAAAACAGAAAGAGCATAG
- a CDS encoding ABC transporter ATP-binding protein, which translates to MLELINLTKKFGDYTAVDNINLKVEDGEIFGLLGPNGAGKSTTVSMISTVKAPTSGEIKVNGKSLSKNPIAAKKIMGIVPQDIALYESLSAKDNLEFFGSLYGLSNKEIKKRCDEVLEIIELKDKKNQAIGEFSGGMKRRVNIGVALMNNPKLLILDEPTVGIDPQSRNHILETVKKLNKERGITVIYTSHYMDEVEFLCKRVAIVDHGKLIALGTKEELKEKIDACDTLTLNYSVASEKALQTIKTIDGIEKVTIDKNEIYMLVSHNKTNVMDVIDKVRALGIKLKSFKYEEVNLESIFLQVTGKSLRE; encoded by the coding sequence ATGCTTGAATTAATAAATCTTACAAAAAAATTTGGTGATTACACTGCTGTTGATAATATAAATTTAAAGGTAGAGGATGGTGAAATTTTCGGACTGCTTGGACCAAATGGTGCTGGAAAATCCACAACAGTATCTATGATAAGTACAGTTAAAGCACCTACCAGCGGCGAAATAAAAGTCAATGGTAAATCCCTTAGTAAAAACCCTATTGCTGCAAAAAAGATAATGGGAATAGTTCCACAGGATATAGCATTATATGAGTCATTAAGTGCAAAGGACAACTTAGAATTCTTTGGCAGTCTTTACGGACTTTCAAATAAGGAAATAAAAAAAAGATGTGACGAGGTTCTTGAAATAATTGAATTAAAAGATAAAAAGAATCAAGCCATCGGTGAATTTTCTGGTGGTATGAAAAGAAGAGTAAATATAGGCGTTGCACTAATGAACAATCCTAAACTATTAATACTCGATGAACCTACTGTTGGCATAGATCCACAATCTAGAAACCATATACTTGAAACGGTAAAAAAGTTAAATAAAGAAAGAGGAATAACTGTAATTTATACAAGCCACTATATGGATGAGGTTGAATTTCTCTGCAAGAGAGTTGCAATAGTTGACCATGGAAAGCTAATAGCTCTTGGAACAAAAGAGGAACTTAAAGAAAAAATAGACGCTTGCGACACTCTAACTTTAAACTACAGTGTGGCAAGCGAAAAAGCACTTCAAACTATAAAAACTATAGACGGCATAGAAAAAGTTACTATTGATAAAAATGAAATATATATGCTTGTATCTCATAATAAAACAAATGTCATGGATGTCATTGATAAGGTTAGAGCCCTTGGAATAAAACTTAAAAGCTTCAAATATGAAGAAGTAAACTTAGAAAGTATATTCCTTCAAGTAACAGGCAAATCCTTAAGGGAATAG
- a CDS encoding alpha/beta hydrolase — translation MDYNDELKELSKVEKRDGYFVKYVPGESKDGVLAKNARQEILSMGQGSGEPSNEIDIVKMRDAMGWPAVDISNNKLTIINKIIEGSINVRIYKQAKVTAKAPALFYIHGGGYFGGSIDNVENICRAYADKSGYTVFSVDYSLSPEKPFPAGLLDCYRAVKWAYDNAEVLNIDADKIFISGDSAGGNLSITTSMIDITLGTNYIKKIVAFYPAIAAGTNGRGEYWDYSKLGANSEAVELVSKYVSGFGSGNNLIDGWYAGKINMSNPFISPIFADDKILSSLPATLLVIGEFDPLRLQGEAFFRRVKEAKGDITYLRYNGTIHAFMDKIGDFPQAEDGIKEAVKFLED, via the coding sequence ATGGATTATAACGATGAATTAAAGGAATTATCAAAGGTAGAAAAAAGAGATGGTTATTTTGTAAAATATGTTCCAGGAGAAAGTAAAGATGGAGTACTTGCCAAAAATGCAAGACAGGAAATTCTTTCCATGGGACAAGGCAGCGGAGAGCCAAGCAATGAAATAGACATTGTTAAAATGCGAGATGCTATGGGCTGGCCAGCAGTTGATATTTCAAATAATAAATTAACCATAATAAATAAAATAATTGAAGGATCAATTAATGTTAGAATTTATAAACAAGCGAAAGTCACAGCCAAAGCACCAGCTCTTTTCTACATTCATGGAGGAGGTTACTTTGGGGGATCAATAGACAACGTAGAAAATATTTGCCGTGCTTATGCAGACAAATCTGGATATACTGTTTTTTCTGTTGATTACAGTTTATCACCAGAAAAGCCTTTCCCAGCTGGATTATTAGATTGCTACCGTGCTGTAAAATGGGCTTATGATAATGCTGAAGTGTTAAATATTGATGCAGATAAAATATTTATATCAGGAGATTCAGCAGGTGGAAACTTATCTATAACAACATCTATGATAGATATAACTCTGGGGACAAATTACATTAAAAAGATTGTTGCATTTTATCCAGCAATTGCAGCGGGGACTAATGGTAGAGGTGAGTATTGGGATTACTCAAAATTAGGTGCAAATTCAGAAGCAGTTGAATTAGTTTCAAAGTATGTTTCTGGGTTTGGATCAGGAAATAATTTAATTGACGGCTGGTATGCAGGCAAGATTAATATGTCAAATCCATTTATTTCACCTATATTTGCAGATGATAAAATACTTAGCAGTTTGCCAGCTACATTATTAGTGATAGGTGAATTTGATCCACTTCGATTACAAGGTGAAGCTTTTTTTAGACGTGTTAAAGAAGCTAAAGGTGATATTACTTATTTAAGATACAACGGTACAATTCATGCTTTTATGGATAAAATAGGAGATTTCCCTCAAGCAGAAGATGGAATTAAAGAAGCAGTTAAATTTTTAGAAGATTAA
- a CDS encoding nitroreductase family protein, which produces MSKDFYDVIENRRTIYGISKESTISDERLKEIIEFAVKNTPSAFNSQSSRVVVLLGKEHDKVWNITKEELRKIVPAENFQGTEKKIDSFKNGYGTILFFEDENIVKSLQQQYALYKDNFPVWSEQASGMLQINIWNALSGEGLGASLQHYNPLIDNKVREQWNIPRNWRLRGEMPFGKPTSGPQDKDFLPLEDRVKFYR; this is translated from the coding sequence ATGTCAAAAGATTTTTATGATGTAATAGAAAATAGAAGGACGATATATGGTATAAGCAAGGAAAGCACAATTTCAGATGAGAGATTGAAGGAGATAATTGAATTTGCAGTTAAAAATACTCCTTCGGCCTTTAATTCTCAAAGTTCTAGAGTTGTTGTATTACTTGGTAAAGAGCATGATAAGGTATGGAACATTACTAAAGAGGAGCTTAGGAAAATAGTGCCTGCAGAAAATTTTCAAGGTACAGAGAAAAAGATAGATTCTTTTAAAAATGGTTATGGCACTATATTGTTTTTTGAAGATGAAAATATTGTTAAATCACTCCAACAACAATATGCACTATACAAAGATAACTTTCCTGTATGGTCGGAACAAGCTTCTGGAATGCTTCAGATAAATATATGGAATGCTCTTTCAGGAGAGGGATTGGGAGCATCTCTTCAGCACTATAATCCTTTAATTGATAATAAGGTTAGAGAGCAGTGGAATATACCACGAAATTGGAGATTAAGAGGCGAAATGCCATTTGGTAAACCTACTTCTGGTCCTCAAGATAAGGATTTTCTACCACTAGAAGATAGGGTTAAGTTTTATAGATAA
- a CDS encoding response regulator: MIKVIIVDDQEIVREGLKMILSLHEELEIIGEASNGEELLKLMETKNPEVILMDIRMPVMNGIETTKVMKEKYPNVKIIILTTFNEDEYIFEGLKNGADSYILKDSGSNEILTAIKSVTQGEMLLNPKVTAKVVNALNSIKPVSETKNEDSEKKKLLETLTPRELEVAKHILEGKSNREIAKDLFVTEGTVKNYVSKVLEKLQLKSRSELIIVFQNVK, translated from the coding sequence ATGATAAAGGTTATAATAGTTGATGATCAGGAAATTGTAAGGGAAGGGCTTAAGATGATACTTAGCCTTCATGAAGAACTTGAAATTATCGGGGAAGCTTCAAATGGTGAGGAGCTTTTAAAACTCATGGAAACTAAAAATCCAGAAGTTATTTTGATGGATATAAGGATGCCTGTTATGAATGGTATTGAAACTACGAAAGTTATGAAAGAGAAGTATCCTAATGTAAAAATTATAATATTAACTACTTTTAATGAGGATGAATATATATTTGAAGGACTTAAAAATGGGGCAGATAGTTATATTCTTAAGGATTCTGGCTCTAATGAAATATTAACAGCAATTAAAAGTGTTACTCAGGGAGAGATGCTTTTAAATCCTAAGGTGACAGCTAAGGTTGTAAATGCTTTAAATTCAATAAAACCTGTTTCAGAGACTAAAAATGAAGACAGTGAAAAGAAAAAGTTATTGGAGACACTTACACCAAGGGAACTTGAAGTTGCAAAGCATATTTTAGAAGGTAAAAGTAATAGGGAAATTGCAAAGGATTTATTTGTTACAGAAGGTACTGTTAAAAATTATGTTTCTAAAGTACTTGAAAAACTTCAGCTAAAAAGTAGAAGTGAGCTCATAATAGTGTTTCAAAATGTTAAATAA
- a CDS encoding MFS transporter, with translation MEKTIEKKSLLFKISVLSVSLLCMGAASVSATIPLMAKTLSNVSLASIEMITSIPNFGIIIFVFLSPFIAKLIGDKKTTLLGLILTLVAGIFPMFSDNYTAILISRFILGCGVGLFNSFAYSLISYYFEGDERAKMMGYQAATSSIGSTVMSLLVGMLVKYGWHASYGVYAITIVSIVLFGIVVPDTKHEAELKKDNSNASAEKTKISPMVAFYTGYLFLIYIGFMTIIYKVATIMISMHYGTAAEASTVLAGITIVGFIASSMFGKVHERFKMFTLPISVIFMGISIYIIGTSTSMMTTVIGALILGLFFAFVTPYFFYRATLYSNAVSQTLSSSIMIIGINLGCFLNPYILAFVNKLFGTTSVTFSVKFAGVFILVLGVINILVTSVKGRVHETVKSN, from the coding sequence ATGGAAAAAACGATAGAAAAAAAGAGTTTATTATTTAAGATTTCGGTATTGTCTGTTTCTTTATTATGTATGGGAGCTGCTTCAGTTTCGGCTACTATTCCTTTAATGGCAAAGACACTGTCTAATGTTTCATTAGCATCTATAGAAATGATAACTTCAATTCCTAATTTTGGCATCATAATATTTGTTTTTTTATCTCCGTTTATTGCTAAACTTATTGGTGATAAAAAAACAACATTATTAGGTTTGATTTTAACCTTAGTTGCTGGTATTTTCCCTATGTTCAGTGATAATTATACAGCTATTTTAATTTCTAGATTTATACTTGGATGCGGTGTAGGTTTATTTAATTCATTTGCTTACAGTTTAATTAGTTATTATTTTGAAGGAGACGAAAGAGCTAAGATGATGGGGTATCAAGCAGCTACATCATCAATAGGTAGTACTGTAATGTCACTATTAGTTGGTATGCTTGTAAAATATGGTTGGCATGCAAGTTATGGAGTATATGCAATTACTATAGTATCAATAGTGTTATTTGGAATAGTTGTTCCAGATACTAAGCATGAAGCTGAATTGAAAAAAGATAATTCAAATGCTAGTGCTGAAAAAACTAAGATAAGTCCTATGGTTGCTTTTTATACAGGATATTTATTTCTTATTTATATTGGATTTATGACAATTATTTATAAAGTAGCTACAATTATGATTTCAATGCATTATGGAACTGCAGCGGAAGCAAGTACTGTTCTTGCTGGTATAACAATTGTTGGCTTTATAGCTAGTTCAATGTTTGGCAAAGTTCATGAAAGATTTAAGATGTTTACATTACCTATTTCAGTAATATTTATGGGCATTAGTATTTATATAATTGGAACATCTACTAGCATGATGACAACTGTTATTGGAGCATTGATTTTAGGATTGTTCTTTGCTTTTGTTACGCCTTATTTCTTTTATAGAGCAACTCTTTATAGTAATGCTGTATCGCAGACATTGTCATCTTCAATTATGATTATTGGAATCAATTTAGGATGTTTTCTTAATCCTTATATTCTTGCATTTGTAAATAAATTATTTGGTACTACAAGTGTTACTTTTTCAGTAAAATTTGCTGGCGTTTTTATCCTTGTGTTAGGTGTTATCAACATATTAGTTACGAGTGTAAAAGGTAGAGTTCATGAAACAGTAAAAAGCAATTAA
- a CDS encoding histidine phosphatase family protein: MMNVWEEGKIMKIGLVRHFEVIEPEINGGMTSAEFKAWQDGYDTADVKVKPANIKSEDWKVCYCSTLPRAIKTAKTVYNGQIIQTNLLREIEIGPAFNTKVKLPFMFWTVMGRCAWYFSHKSQSEKHIETKRRAHKIVSDILNKHQENILIVSHGAIMYYIRKELLINGFTGPRFAKAKNGFLYIFQK; the protein is encoded by the coding sequence ATGATGAATGTATGGGAAGAAGGAAAAATAATGAAAATTGGACTTGTTAGGCATTTTGAGGTAATTGAGCCTGAGATTAATGGAGGCATGACTTCAGCTGAGTTTAAAGCATGGCAGGATGGTTATGATACGGCTGATGTAAAAGTAAAGCCTGCCAATATTAAAAGTGAGGATTGGAAGGTATGTTATTGCAGTACTTTACCAAGGGCTATTAAGACTGCAAAAACGGTTTATAATGGACAAATAATACAGACAAATTTATTAAGAGAAATAGAAATTGGTCCCGCATTTAATACAAAAGTTAAGTTGCCATTTATGTTTTGGACTGTTATGGGAAGATGTGCATGGTACTTTTCGCACAAATCACAAAGTGAGAAGCATATAGAGACTAAAAGGAGAGCACATAAAATTGTTTCTGATATTTTAAATAAGCACCAAGAAAATATTTTAATAGTAAGTCATGGTGCTATTATGTATTACATAAGAAAAGAACTTTTAATTAATGGGTTTACTGGTCCAAGGTTTGCTAAGGCTAAAAATGGATTTCTGTATATTTTTCAGAAATAA